Proteins from a single region of Streptomyces spinoverrucosus:
- a CDS encoding DUF1844 domain-containing protein, translated as MSEETPDFNAMTRDIAEVPAVEVIVTVAVNLMSAAAVKLGLTEEGEKHKDLDEARKLIHALAGLLDASATEISSFHAAPLRDGLKSLQLAFREASLVPDEPGQGPGEKYTGPVYG; from the coding sequence ATGAGTGAAGAGACGCCCGACTTCAACGCCATGACCCGCGACATCGCCGAGGTCCCCGCGGTCGAGGTGATCGTGACGGTCGCCGTCAACCTGATGAGCGCGGCCGCGGTGAAGCTCGGTCTGACCGAGGAGGGCGAGAAGCACAAGGACCTGGACGAGGCCCGCAAGCTGATCCACGCCCTCGCGGGTCTGCTGGACGCGAGCGCGACCGAGATCAGCTCGTTCCACGCGGCCCCGCTTCGGGACGGCCTGAAGTCCCTGCAGCTGGCGTTCCGCGAGGCGTCCCTCGTCCCCGACGAACCGGGGCAGGGCCCGGGCGAGAAGTACACGGGCCCGGTCTACGGCTAG
- a CDS encoding SseB family protein has protein sequence MANKNIPDPGFSDDDGSADPRLSAALAAWADDRTAVGPVLAALKGARLLVPVVAVLGEVEEDENGLRREKTSDMAVPTLKAGGRTALPAFTSTDALARWDPQARPVAVPLHQALQAAAHEKADTVVLDLAGPVPFELTGPALLALAEGRTSIDPLADPAVVAAVRAAVAAEPAVLRAHLGPGQADGTLALVLDPAAAPAEAARAVARRMAADETLRARLVRGLDLALLPAGTTPPGEPLYVREVRGN, from the coding sequence GTGGCGAACAAGAACATTCCCGACCCCGGCTTCTCCGACGACGACGGCTCCGCCGACCCCCGGCTGAGCGCGGCGCTCGCGGCCTGGGCCGACGACCGCACCGCCGTGGGGCCCGTGCTGGCCGCGCTGAAGGGCGCCCGGCTGCTCGTCCCCGTGGTCGCCGTGCTCGGCGAGGTCGAGGAGGACGAGAACGGGCTGCGCCGCGAGAAGACCAGCGACATGGCCGTACCCACCCTGAAGGCCGGCGGCCGCACCGCCCTGCCCGCCTTCACCTCCACCGACGCGCTGGCCCGCTGGGACCCACAGGCCCGCCCCGTGGCCGTACCGCTGCACCAGGCCCTGCAGGCCGCCGCGCACGAGAAGGCGGACACGGTCGTGCTGGACCTGGCCGGGCCCGTGCCGTTCGAGCTGACCGGGCCCGCGCTGCTGGCGCTGGCGGAGGGGCGGACGAGCATCGACCCGCTCGCCGACCCCGCGGTCGTCGCGGCCGTACGGGCCGCCGTGGCCGCCGAGCCCGCCGTGCTCCGCGCCCACCTCGGGCCCGGCCAGGCGGACGGCACCCTGGCCCTCGTCCTCGACCCGGCCGCAGCTCCCGCCGAGGCCGCCCGCGCGGTGGCGCGGCGCATGGCCGCCGACGAAACACTGAGGGCCCGCCTGGTGCGCGGCCTCGACCTGGCACTGCTGCCGGCCGGGACCACACCACCGGGCGAGCCCCTGTACGTACGTGAAGTACGCGGAAACTAG